In Pseudomonas oryzicola, one DNA window encodes the following:
- the rnhA gene encoding ribonuclease HI, whose translation MSESVEMFTDGACKGNPGPGGWGVLMIYKGVEKELWGGERETTNNRMELMAAIQGLMALKRECEVVLTTDSQYVMKGINEWMVNWKKRGWKTASKEPVKNADLWQLLDQQVNRHKVTWKWVRGHIGHPGNERADQLANRGVDEVRAQR comes from the coding sequence ATGAGCGAAAGCGTCGAGATGTTTACCGATGGTGCCTGCAAGGGCAACCCTGGCCCGGGCGGTTGGGGGGTGCTGATGATCTACAAGGGCGTCGAGAAGGAACTGTGGGGCGGCGAACGCGAAACCACCAACAACCGCATGGAACTGATGGCGGCGATCCAGGGGCTGATGGCGCTCAAGCGCGAATGCGAGGTGGTGCTGACCACCGACTCGCAGTACGTGATGAAGGGCATCAACGAATGGATGGTCAACTGGAAAAAGCGCGGATGGAAGACCGCGAGCAAGGAACCGGTGAAGAATGCCGACCTTTGGCAGTTGCTGGATCAGCAGGTCAACCGCCACAAGGTGACCTGGAAATGGGTGCGTGGCCATATCGGTCACCCCGGCAACGAACGCGCCGACCAGTTGGCCAACCGTGGGGTCGATGAGGTGCGCGCGCAGCGCTGA
- a CDS encoding microcin C ABC transporter permease YejB: MLAYILRRLLLIIPTLFGILIINFIIVQAAPGGPVEQMIAKLEGFEGATSRIAGGGAEVSVAGSNYRGAQGLDPALIAEIERMYGFDKSAPERLWIMISNYARLDFGDSFFRDAKVIDLIIEKMPVSISLGLWSTLIMYLVSIPLGIAKAVRHGSHFDVWTSSAIIVGYAIPAFLFAILLIVLFAGGSYFDWFPLRGLTSNNFDELSTAGKVLDYFWHLVLPITALVIGNFATMTLLTKNSFLDEINKQYVVTAKAKGLSRPRVLYGHVFRNAMLLVIAGFPSAFIGIFFTGSLLIEVIFSLDGLGLMSFEAAINRDYPVVFGTLFIFTLLGLVVKLIGDLTYTLVDPRIDFASREH; this comes from the coding sequence ATGCTGGCCTATATCCTGCGCCGCCTGCTGCTGATCATCCCGACCTTGTTCGGCATCCTGATCATCAACTTCATCATCGTCCAGGCCGCCCCCGGCGGCCCGGTCGAACAGATGATCGCCAAGCTCGAAGGTTTCGAAGGTGCCACCAGCCGCATTGCCGGTGGCGGTGCCGAAGTGTCGGTGGCCGGTTCCAACTACCGTGGTGCCCAAGGCCTGGACCCGGCGTTGATCGCCGAGATCGAGCGCATGTACGGCTTCGACAAGTCGGCGCCCGAACGCCTGTGGATCATGATCAGCAACTACGCCCGGCTGGACTTCGGCGACAGCTTCTTCCGCGATGCCAAGGTCATCGACCTGATCATCGAGAAAATGCCGGTGTCGATTTCGCTGGGGTTGTGGAGCACGCTGATCATGTATCTGGTGTCGATCCCGCTGGGTATCGCCAAGGCAGTACGCCACGGCAGCCACTTCGATGTGTGGACCAGTTCGGCAATCATCGTCGGCTATGCCATCCCGGCGTTCCTGTTCGCCATCCTGCTGATCGTGCTGTTCGCCGGCGGCAGCTACTTCGACTGGTTCCCGCTGCGTGGCCTCACCTCGAACAACTTCGACGAACTGAGCACCGCCGGCAAGGTACTGGACTACTTCTGGCACCTGGTCCTGCCGATCACCGCACTGGTCATCGGCAACTTCGCCACCATGACCTTGCTGACCAAGAACAGCTTCCTCGACGAGATCAACAAGCAGTACGTGGTCACGGCCAAGGCCAAGGGCCTGAGCCGGCCGCGTGTGCTGTACGGCCACGTGTTCCGCAACGCCATGCTGCTGGTGATCGCCGGGTTCCCTTCGGCATTCATCGGCATCTTCTTCACCGGGTCGTTGCTGATCGAGGTGATCTTCAGCCTCGACGGCCTGGGCCTGATGAGCTTCGAGGCGGCCATCAACCGCGACTACCCGGTGGTCTTCGGCACCCTGTTCATCTTCACCCTGCTGGGGCTGGTGGTGAAACTGATCGGCGACCTGACCTACACCTTGGTCGATCCACGCATCGACTTCGCCAGCCGGGAGCACTGA
- a CDS encoding extracellular solute-binding protein — MIRPLLLSLSLALSFPAAAMVSESHGYAQFGTLKYPATFTHFDWVNPHAPKGGTLRAMAFGTFDTLNPYTFKGSSPITTPNFQQYGISELNEPLMVGTGQYDPSGDEPTSSYGLIARSVEYSEDRSWVVFNLRPEARWHDGKPITSADVAFSYRTLLQDGHPIYRTNLQEVQRVDILGPLRIRFVFKRAGNPLLILRLGEMPVLPRHYWQTRDFKATTFEPPLGSGPYRITEVQPGRRLVFERVKNYWGKDLAVNRGKYNFNRVEYEFYRDATVAFEAFKAGEFDIYIEHQAKNWANGYNFPAVRRGEVIKAQIPHRIPTQTQGLFMNSRRATFSDPRVRQALGLMLDFEWTNRALFSGAYRRSTSYYPNSDFTASGLPTGKEWLLLAPFRDQLPARLFSEPYKVSQTDGRGIGRQTLRQALGLLAEAGWKLDGQRLVDSKGQQLRMELLLVNPNLERILQPYVENLASIGIDAHLRTVDRAQYKQRLDQFDFDMILMTLNQTLSPGLEQWLYFHSSQATTKGSKNYAGVRDPVVDHLLDTLLAARTRDDQVAAARALDRVLSWHYYMIPNWYLDNHRLAYRNRFAFVTTPPYTLGLNSWWIKTSEKAQ, encoded by the coding sequence TTGATACGTCCCCTCCTGCTGTCACTCAGCCTGGCCTTGAGCTTTCCCGCAGCCGCGATGGTGAGCGAAAGCCACGGATACGCGCAGTTCGGCACGCTCAAGTACCCAGCCACATTCACCCATTTCGACTGGGTCAACCCGCATGCGCCCAAGGGCGGTACCTTGCGGGCCATGGCATTTGGTACCTTCGACACCCTCAACCCCTACACCTTCAAGGGGTCGAGCCCGATTACCACGCCCAACTTCCAGCAATACGGCATCAGCGAGCTGAACGAGCCGCTGATGGTCGGCACTGGCCAGTACGACCCCTCCGGTGACGAGCCGACCTCCAGCTACGGCCTGATCGCGCGTTCGGTGGAGTACAGCGAGGACCGCAGCTGGGTGGTGTTCAACCTGCGCCCGGAAGCCCGCTGGCACGATGGCAAGCCGATCACCTCTGCAGACGTGGCCTTTTCCTATCGCACGCTGCTCCAGGACGGCCACCCGATCTACCGCACCAACCTGCAGGAAGTGCAGCGGGTGGATATCCTCGGCCCGCTACGCATCCGCTTCGTGTTCAAGCGCGCCGGCAACCCCCTGCTGATCCTGCGCCTGGGCGAGATGCCGGTGCTGCCCAGGCACTACTGGCAAACGCGCGACTTCAAGGCCACTACCTTCGAGCCGCCGCTGGGCAGCGGCCCCTACCGCATCACCGAGGTCCAGCCCGGGCGCCGGCTGGTGTTCGAGCGGGTGAAGAACTACTGGGGCAAGGACCTGGCGGTGAACCGTGGCAAGTACAACTTCAACCGCGTCGAATATGAGTTCTATCGCGATGCCACCGTGGCCTTCGAAGCGTTCAAGGCCGGCGAGTTCGACATCTATATCGAGCACCAGGCAAAGAACTGGGCCAACGGTTACAACTTCCCCGCCGTGCGCCGTGGCGAGGTGATCAAGGCGCAGATCCCGCACCGCATCCCGACCCAGACCCAGGGCTTGTTCATGAACAGCCGGCGGGCGACCTTCAGCGACCCACGGGTGCGCCAGGCATTGGGGCTGATGCTCGACTTCGAGTGGACCAACCGCGCGCTGTTCAGCGGCGCCTACCGCCGCTCGACCAGTTACTACCCCAACAGCGATTTCACCGCCAGCGGCCTGCCCACCGGCAAGGAATGGCTGCTGCTGGCACCGTTCCGCGACCAGTTGCCGGCCAGGCTGTTCAGCGAACCGTACAAGGTCAGCCAGACCGATGGCCGCGGCATCGGCCGCCAGACCCTGCGCCAGGCCCTCGGCCTGCTCGCCGAAGCCGGCTGGAAGCTCGATGGCCAGCGCCTGGTCGACAGCAAGGGCCAGCAACTGCGCATGGAGCTGCTGTTGGTTAACCCCAACCTTGAACGCATCCTGCAGCCTTATGTGGAAAACCTGGCCAGCATCGGCATCGATGCACATTTGCGTACCGTCGACCGCGCCCAGTACAAACAGCGCCTGGACCAGTTCGATTTCGACATGATCCTGATGACCCTGAACCAGACCCTGAGCCCTGGCCTTGAACAATGGCTGTACTTCCACTCCAGCCAGGCCACGACCAAGGGCAGCAAGAACTATGCTGGGGTCCGCGACCCGGTGGTCGACCACCTGCTCGACACCCTGCTCGCCGCCCGCACCCGCGATGACCAGGTGGCTGCCGCCCGCGCCCTGGACCGCGTGCTCTCATGGCACTACTACATGATCCCCAACTGGTACCTCGATAATCATCGCCTGGCCTACCGCAACCGGTTCGCTTTTGTCACCACGCCGCCCTACACCCTCGGGCTGAACAGCTGGTGGATCAAGACTTCGGAGAAAGCCCAATGA
- the dnaQ gene encoding DNA polymerase III subunit epsilon, with the protein MEQQQDKRFVILDTETTGMPVSEGHRIIEIGCVEVIGRRLTGRHFHVYLQPDRESDEGAINVHGITDAFLVGKPRFADVAEEFFEFIQGATLVIHNAAFDVGFINNEFALLGQHERADISQHCTVLDTLLLARARHPGQRNSLDALCKRYDIDNSGRELHGALLDSELLADVYLAMTGGQTSLSLAGHGADAEGDGQAAGGSEIRRIVGRASGRVIMATAEELEAHAERLAAIAKSAGGPSMWQVLTETPAG; encoded by the coding sequence GTGGAGCAGCAGCAAGATAAGCGGTTCGTCATTCTCGATACCGAAACCACGGGTATGCCGGTCAGCGAAGGCCACCGGATCATCGAGATCGGCTGTGTCGAGGTAATCGGTCGGCGCCTGACCGGGCGGCACTTCCACGTCTACCTGCAGCCGGACCGCGAGAGCGACGAGGGCGCCATCAACGTCCACGGTATCACCGATGCCTTCCTGGTCGGCAAACCACGCTTTGCCGATGTCGCCGAAGAATTCTTCGAGTTCATCCAGGGCGCCACGCTGGTCATCCACAACGCAGCGTTCGACGTTGGCTTCATCAACAACGAGTTCGCCCTGCTGGGTCAGCACGAGCGCGCGGACATTTCGCAGCACTGCACCGTCCTCGACACCCTGCTGCTGGCGCGCGCGCGCCACCCAGGGCAGCGCAACAGCCTCGATGCCTTGTGCAAACGCTACGACATCGACAACTCGGGCCGGGAACTGCACGGCGCACTGCTCGACTCGGAACTGCTGGCTGACGTCTACCTGGCAATGACCGGTGGCCAGACCAGCCTGTCGCTGGCGGGCCACGGTGCCGACGCCGAGGGTGACGGGCAGGCGGCGGGCGGCAGCGAGATCCGCCGTATCGTCGGGCGTGCATCCGGGCGGGTGATCATGGCCACTGCCGAGGAGCTGGAAGCGCATGCCGAGCGCCTGGCGGCGATTGCCAAGTCGGCCGGTGGGCCCTCGATGTGGCAGGTCTTGACCGAGACACCAGCCGGCTGA
- the gloB gene encoding hydroxyacylglutathione hydrolase, protein MIQIDALPAFSDNYIWLLQDTAKRRCAVVDPGDAGPVERWLSANPGWVLSDILVTHHHNDHVGGVERLKQLTGARVCGPAQERIPCRDLALDEGDQVTVLGVTFQVLAVPGHTLGHIALFSDQPATPVLFSGDTLFAAGCGRMFEGTPEQMQPALARLAALPEQTEVYCAHEYTLSNLRFAKAVEPENPHVQQRFEDVSRLRAENRITLPSTIGLERLTNPFLRTSETLVKQKADEWKGHSNPSHVAVFAALRSWKDTF, encoded by the coding sequence ATGATACAGATCGATGCTCTCCCCGCTTTCTCCGACAATTACATCTGGTTGTTACAGGATACTGCCAAACGCCGCTGCGCGGTGGTCGATCCGGGAGATGCCGGCCCAGTGGAACGCTGGCTGTCGGCCAACCCCGGCTGGGTGCTGAGTGACATCCTGGTCACCCACCACCACAACGACCACGTCGGCGGCGTGGAACGGCTCAAGCAGCTGACCGGCGCCCGGGTCTGTGGCCCGGCCCAGGAGCGCATCCCCTGCCGTGACCTGGCGCTGGACGAAGGTGACCAGGTGACCGTGCTGGGCGTGACCTTCCAGGTGCTGGCCGTGCCCGGCCATACCCTGGGGCACATCGCCTTGTTCAGCGACCAGCCGGCAACGCCGGTGCTGTTCAGTGGCGACACGCTGTTCGCCGCCGGTTGCGGGCGCATGTTCGAAGGCACTCCCGAACAGATGCAGCCAGCCCTCGCCCGCCTGGCAGCCCTGCCAGAGCAGACCGAGGTGTACTGCGCCCACGAATACACCCTGAGCAACCTGCGTTTCGCCAAGGCGGTGGAACCCGAGAACCCGCACGTTCAGCAGCGGTTCGAGGACGTTAGCCGTTTGCGTGCCGAAAATCGCATCACATTGCCATCAACGATCGGTCTGGAACGCCTGACCAACCCCTTCCTGCGCACCTCTGAAACATTAGTTAAACAAAAAGCAGACGAATGGAAGGGGCATTCAAACCCCTCGCATGTCGCTGTTTTTGCTGCCTTGAGGTCTTGGAAGGACACCTTCTGA
- a CDS encoding class I SAM-dependent methyltransferase — translation MTDQAFAQADPDWVKLISLAREWFNGPLGQLMLKEEEKLLEEELGRFFGGYLVHYGPCAEPPPSAPQVQRNVRLGAPLPGVEIVCEEQAWPLSEHAADVVVLQHGLDFSLSPHGLLREAASAVRPGGHLLIVGINPWSSWGVRHLFSHGALRKARCISPSRVGDWLNLLGFALEKRRFGCYRPPLASTAWQQRLAGWERLAGGWQGSGGGVYLLVARKMVVGLRPLRPERREPMGKLLPLPLAKVNRTAVNPDTEKH, via the coding sequence ATGACCGACCAAGCCTTTGCCCAGGCCGACCCGGACTGGGTCAAGCTGATCAGCCTGGCCCGTGAGTGGTTCAATGGCCCACTCGGGCAACTGATGCTCAAGGAGGAGGAAAAACTGCTGGAAGAAGAGCTCGGGCGCTTCTTCGGCGGCTATCTCGTTCATTACGGGCCGTGCGCCGAGCCGCCACCCAGCGCCCCTCAGGTGCAGCGCAACGTGCGCCTGGGGGCGCCGCTGCCAGGGGTGGAAATCGTCTGTGAAGAACAGGCCTGGCCGCTGAGCGAGCACGCCGCCGACGTAGTGGTGCTGCAACATGGCCTGGATTTCAGCCTGTCGCCCCACGGCCTGCTGCGCGAGGCCGCCAGTGCGGTGCGCCCTGGCGGGCACTTGCTGATCGTCGGCATCAACCCGTGGAGCAGTTGGGGCGTGCGCCATCTGTTCAGCCATGGTGCCTTGCGCAAAGCCCGTTGCATCTCGCCTTCGCGGGTGGGTGACTGGCTCAACCTGCTGGGCTTCGCGCTGGAGAAACGCCGCTTCGGGTGCTATCGTCCGCCGCTTGCCTCCACGGCCTGGCAGCAGCGCCTGGCGGGCTGGGAGCGTCTGGCCGGGGGCTGGCAGGGTTCCGGTGGCGGCGTCTACCTGCTGGTGGCGCGCAAGATGGTGGTAGGCCTGCGGCCGCTACGCCCGGAGCGTCGCGAACCGATGGGCAAGCTGCTGCCGCTGCCGCTGGCCAAGGTCAACCGCACGGCGGTCAATCCGGACACTGAAAAGCACTGA
- a CDS encoding lytic transglycosylase domain-containing protein, whose translation MSSRSRRTSHSVALTRLAQISALALAATLVGCQSTRQLDESDSVRAHNYQARIKHKPSPLQVKPAEQPPQDVWERMRQGFALQDNIDVNPRIEQQRLWFASNPSFIETAGERGSLYLHYIVERLEERDMPLELALLPAIESAYNPMAYSRAHAAGMWQFIPSTGRHFNLRQTNFYDGRRDVTASTNAALDYLSRLHDMFNGDWLLALAAYNAGEGTVSRAIERNERLGLPTDYWNLPLPQETRDYVPKLLALSQVVLTPEAYGVNLNPIANEPYFEAVAINDRLDLSRVAAFANIDEDELIQLNPAYKKRMTVDGPQQLLVPTAKAQLLSDSLSNLKPEQLVSLQPNKAVFARAVAEAQAPVAASSYRVKRGDNLGSIAKANRVSVKDIKRWNRLSGNSVRAGQVLALRGGNAPSAAANRVAASGKRSTQYKVRKGDSLYLVAKRFNVEMQHLKRWNPRSGHALKPGQTLTVYLSH comes from the coding sequence ATGTCTTCACGTAGCCGCAGAACCTCTCATTCCGTCGCCCTGACGCGCCTGGCCCAAATCAGTGCGCTGGCCCTGGCCGCCACCCTGGTGGGCTGCCAGAGCACCCGTCAGCTCGACGAATCCGATAGCGTTCGCGCGCACAACTATCAGGCACGGATCAAGCACAAGCCGTCACCGTTGCAGGTCAAGCCGGCCGAGCAGCCGCCACAGGACGTGTGGGAACGCATGCGTCAGGGTTTTGCCCTGCAGGACAACATCGACGTCAACCCGCGCATCGAACAGCAGCGCCTGTGGTTCGCCAGCAACCCGAGCTTCATCGAAACCGCCGGCGAGCGCGGCAGCCTCTACCTGCACTACATTGTCGAGCGTCTTGAAGAGCGCGACATGCCGCTGGAACTGGCCCTGCTGCCAGCCATCGAAAGCGCCTACAACCCGATGGCCTACTCGCGCGCGCACGCTGCGGGCATGTGGCAGTTCATCCCGTCCACCGGTCGTCACTTCAACCTGCGCCAGACCAACTTCTACGATGGCCGTCGCGACGTGACCGCCTCGACCAATGCCGCGCTGGACTACCTCAGCCGCCTGCACGACATGTTCAATGGTGACTGGCTGCTGGCCCTGGCTGCCTACAACGCCGGCGAAGGCACGGTCAGCCGCGCCATCGAACGCAACGAGCGGCTCGGCCTGCCGACCGACTACTGGAACCTGCCGCTGCCCCAGGAAACCCGCGACTACGTGCCCAAGCTGCTGGCCCTGTCGCAGGTGGTGCTGACGCCGGAAGCCTATGGCGTGAACCTCAACCCGATCGCCAACGAACCCTACTTCGAGGCGGTGGCCATCAACGACCGTCTCGACCTGTCGCGTGTGGCGGCCTTCGCCAACATCGACGAGGACGAGCTGATCCAGCTCAACCCGGCATACAAGAAACGCATGACCGTGGACGGCCCGCAGCAGCTGCTGGTGCCGACCGCAAAAGCGCAACTGCTGAGCGACAGCCTGTCCAACCTCAAGCCCGAGCAACTGGTCAGCCTGCAGCCGAACAAGGCCGTGTTCGCCCGCGCCGTGGCAGAAGCCCAGGCACCGGTGGCTGCGAGCAGCTACCGGGTCAAGCGCGGCGACAACCTGGGCAGCATTGCCAAGGCCAACCGCGTTTCGGTCAAGGACATCAAGCGCTGGAACCGGCTCTCTGGCAACAGCGTGCGCGCCGGCCAGGTCCTGGCCCTGCGCGGGGGCAATGCACCAAGTGCGGCTGCCAACCGGGTAGCGGCATCCGGCAAGCGTTCCACGCAATACAAGGTGCGCAAGGGCGACTCGCTGTACCTGGTGGCCAAGCGCTTCAACGTCGAAATGCAGCACCTCAAGCGCTGGAACCCGCGTAGCGGTCACGCCCTGAAGCCAGGCCAGACCCTCACCGTCTACCTCTCGCATTGA
- a CDS encoding extracellular solute-binding protein, with translation MMPTHRLRRLAGSLLLACLSLPALAAPQHALTLYDEPAKYPADFKHFDYVNPDAPKGGTFRQSSFGGFDSLNPFINKGVSAENISIIYDTLMRQSQDEPFTEYGLVAGKIEKAPDNSWVRFYLRPEARFHDGHPMRADDVVFTFNALIKDGAPLYRQYYSDVAEVVAEDPLKVLFRFKHRNNRELPLILGQLPVLPKHWYETREFNRGNLEIPLGSGPYKVAEVKAGRSVRYERVKDYWAKDLPINRGFYNFDVMTFDSYRDTTVALEALKAGAFDYALEVSAKNWATAYDIPAVRDGRLIKEELPNGNPTGMQGFIFNIRRPVFQDIRVRQALSLLLDYEWTNKQLFNGAYTRTGSYFENSEMAARGLPSPSELKILEPLRGKVPEQVFSEAFHNPVSDGSGMIREQQRQAYKLLQEAGWKIVDDKMVDAQGKPVSIEFLLAQTEFERILLPFKRNLADLGIDLNIRRVDVSQYITRLRSRDYDMIVGGYPQSNSPGNEQREFWSSAAADNPGSRNFIGLRDPAIDQLVEQLINADSRQSLIDHCRALDRVLLWGYYVIPNWHIKTWRVAYWNHIGHPKVSPRYDIGIDTWWIKPGVTPAVSEAPADEAN, from the coding sequence ATGATGCCAACGCACCGCCTGCGCCGGCTGGCCGGCAGCCTGTTGCTTGCCTGCCTGAGCCTTCCCGCCCTGGCCGCACCGCAACACGCACTCACCCTGTACGACGAGCCAGCCAAATACCCGGCCGACTTCAAGCACTTCGACTACGTCAACCCCGACGCGCCCAAGGGCGGCACCTTCCGCCAATCCAGCTTCGGCGGCTTCGACAGCCTCAACCCGTTCATCAACAAGGGCGTGTCGGCCGAGAACATCAGCATCATCTACGACACCCTGATGCGCCAGAGCCAGGATGAGCCGTTCACCGAATACGGCCTGGTGGCCGGCAAGATCGAGAAGGCCCCGGACAACAGCTGGGTGCGTTTCTACCTGCGCCCCGAAGCACGCTTCCACGACGGCCACCCGATGCGCGCCGACGACGTGGTATTCACCTTCAACGCCCTGATCAAGGACGGTGCGCCGCTGTACCGCCAGTATTACTCCGACGTTGCCGAAGTGGTCGCCGAAGACCCGCTGAAGGTGCTGTTCCGCTTCAAGCACCGCAACAACCGCGAGCTGCCGCTTATTCTCGGCCAGCTGCCGGTACTGCCCAAGCACTGGTACGAAACCCGCGAATTCAACCGCGGCAACCTGGAAATCCCGCTGGGCAGCGGCCCGTACAAGGTCGCCGAAGTGAAAGCCGGGCGCTCGGTGCGCTACGAGCGAGTCAAGGATTACTGGGCCAAGGACCTGCCGATCAACCGCGGCTTCTACAACTTCGATGTGATGACCTTCGATTCCTACCGCGACACCACGGTCGCCCTCGAAGCATTGAAGGCAGGGGCGTTCGACTATGCGCTGGAGGTCAGCGCGAAGAACTGGGCCACCGCGTACGACATACCGGCCGTACGTGACGGCCGCCTGATCAAGGAAGAGCTGCCCAACGGCAATCCCACCGGCATGCAGGGCTTCATCTTCAACATCCGCCGCCCAGTGTTCCAGGATATCCGCGTGCGCCAGGCGCTAAGCCTGCTGCTGGACTACGAGTGGACCAACAAGCAGCTGTTCAACGGCGCCTACACCCGGACCGGCAGCTACTTCGAGAACTCGGAAATGGCTGCCCGCGGCCTGCCCAGCCCCAGCGAGCTGAAAATCCTCGAGCCGCTGCGCGGCAAAGTGCCCGAGCAAGTGTTCAGCGAGGCCTTCCACAACCCGGTCAGCGACGGTAGCGGGATGATCCGCGAACAGCAGCGCCAGGCCTACAAGCTGCTGCAGGAAGCGGGCTGGAAAATCGTCGATGACAAGATGGTCGACGCCCAGGGCAAGCCGGTGAGCATCGAGTTCCTGCTGGCACAGACCGAATTCGAGCGCATCCTGTTGCCGTTCAAGCGTAACCTCGCCGACCTCGGTATCGACCTGAACATCCGCCGGGTCGACGTGTCCCAGTACATCACCCGCCTGCGTTCGCGCGATTACGACATGATCGTCGGCGGCTACCCGCAGTCCAATTCGCCGGGCAACGAACAGCGCGAGTTCTGGTCCAGCGCTGCCGCCGACAACCCCGGCAGCCGCAACTTCATAGGCCTGCGCGACCCGGCCATCGACCAATTGGTGGAACAATTGATCAACGCCGATTCACGCCAGAGCCTGATCGACCACTGCCGCGCCCTCGATCGCGTATTGCTGTGGGGCTACTACGTGATCCCCAACTGGCACATCAAGACCTGGCGCGTGGCCTACTGGAACCACATCGGCCACCCCAAGGTATCGCCCAGGTACGACATCGGCATCGACACCTGGTGGATCAAGCCCGGCGTGACGCCAGCCGTCAGCGAAGCCCCTGCGGACGAGGCCAACTGA